One region of Mucilaginibacter gotjawali genomic DNA includes:
- a CDS encoding PKD domain-containing protein: MKIRISITTFLFMLMAFISCKKEIYSFGSLQAPSGLGLNAVVSGADSNNPNGSGSGEVTISITAANAIKYKIDFGDGTSQIVPTGNIVYKYSTPGTNVYTITVNAIGTGGSISTITKEVTVFTAFTIPTDIVQDLTNGSSQVWITDAGAVGHVGVGPAGTFSPDYYAATPNSRAACQYDDEITFSKDANGNISMTINNMGQSFLIAASTSFYGQSGGDGCYDVTLSGAKQLTFMNATSGSTSAVSTGIQFMVPGNGLVNFGTGGNTYEILAITPTTLYLRNIGIDGNAWYQKLKVK; this comes from the coding sequence ATGAAAATAAGAATATCGATAACCACATTCCTTTTTATGCTAATGGCTTTCATAAGCTGCAAGAAGGAAATATATTCATTTGGTTCATTACAGGCTCCTTCGGGATTAGGCTTAAACGCCGTTGTATCAGGTGCAGATAGTAATAATCCAAACGGCAGCGGATCAGGCGAAGTAACCATTTCCATAACAGCAGCCAACGCTATAAAATATAAAATTGATTTTGGTGATGGCACAAGCCAGATAGTACCTACCGGAAATATAGTCTACAAATATTCAACCCCGGGGACAAACGTTTATACCATTACTGTAAATGCAATTGGCACCGGAGGCTCAATTTCGACTATCACGAAAGAAGTGACCGTTTTTACAGCCTTTACTATACCTACGGATATTGTCCAGGACTTGACAAACGGATCATCCCAGGTTTGGATCACGGATGCAGGCGCGGTAGGACATGTCGGCGTTGGGCCGGCAGGCACATTTTCGCCCGATTACTATGCTGCAACACCAAACTCAAGGGCCGCCTGCCAGTATGATGATGAGATCACATTTTCAAAAGATGCCAACGGAAATATTTCAATGACCATCAATAATATGGGGCAATCGTTTCTGATCGCAGCCTCCACTTCATTTTATGGCCAAAGCGGTGGCGATGGCTGCTATGATGTAACGCTGAGCGGAGCCAAACAATTGACGTTTATGAATGCCACTTCAGGCTCTACATCAGCTGTGTCAACCGGTATACAGTTTATGGTGCCGGGTAATGGCCTCGTCAATTTTGGCACGGGCGGTAATACTTACGAGATCTTAGCCATTACGCCAACAACCCTTTATTTGAGGAACATTGGTATCGACGGGAACGCCTGGTATCAAAAGCTGAAAGTTAAATAG
- a CDS encoding RagB/SusD family nutrient uptake outer membrane protein, translated as MKKNIKIAVFLGAIGLIASCKKFVDYKPQDAYLVTASSYLQSESDYRTMEISVYTPLQWLNQVVPIGDIASDNAVAGGESASDVLDLQQIDQFTTSPTNGSLLNIWQFAYEGVNRANYLTQYKTANPAGSQVNFAGKDAMYGEIYFLRAYYYFTLVKMFGGVPLFTDKRLDFSASGTLKRAAAADVYQQIEADLNSAIAVLPTVQSQAGRITKYAAQALLGKVYLYEKKYAPASAVLQSVIDAGTFSLVAKFDSIFVKSGENGPESVFEIQYTNTSPYYQWSNVLQGQGNYAVQQCGVRQLNGSNDMPYAAGWSTNLPSGNLYNAYQAGDQRRDGTLFDVAAYAAANPSYNITYEVAPYENTGYYDKKYLPRKGQTSGQVELNYLNNYRTIRYADVLLMAAEAYNQTNNDSKAQLYLNQVRRRAFQVSDASFDVTASGPALYTAILNERRLELAMEGERFFDLVRTGQAATVLGSNFKAGKSELFPIPQSEVVVSHLQQNPGY; from the coding sequence ATGAAAAAAAACATTAAAATAGCAGTTTTTCTCGGCGCTATTGGTTTAATAGCATCCTGCAAGAAATTTGTTGATTACAAACCACAGGATGCGTACCTGGTAACCGCATCATCGTATCTGCAATCCGAAAGTGATTACCGCACCATGGAAATAAGTGTATATACACCATTGCAATGGTTAAACCAGGTTGTACCCATTGGGGATATCGCTTCCGATAATGCTGTTGCAGGAGGTGAAAGCGCTTCAGATGTGCTCGATTTGCAGCAAATTGATCAGTTTACAACTTCACCAACCAATGGTTCGCTTTTAAATATCTGGCAATTTGCCTACGAGGGCGTAAACAGAGCCAATTACCTTACACAGTACAAAACAGCAAACCCTGCCGGCAGCCAGGTTAATTTTGCCGGTAAAGACGCCATGTATGGCGAGATTTATTTTTTAAGGGCATATTACTATTTCACATTAGTGAAAATGTTTGGCGGCGTACCGCTTTTTACAGATAAGCGTTTGGATTTTTCGGCTTCAGGAACATTAAAAAGGGCCGCAGCAGCTGATGTTTACCAGCAAATTGAAGCGGATTTAAATAGTGCCATAGCTGTTTTACCTACCGTACAATCACAAGCCGGAAGGATAACAAAATATGCCGCGCAAGCATTATTAGGTAAAGTGTATTTATATGAAAAGAAATATGCTCCGGCGTCGGCAGTATTGCAAAGTGTTATTGATGCAGGTACATTCAGCCTGGTAGCAAAATTCGATTCCATTTTTGTTAAATCCGGTGAAAATGGTCCTGAATCGGTATTCGAGATTCAGTACACAAATACTTCTCCTTATTATCAATGGTCAAATGTTTTACAGGGACAAGGCAATTATGCAGTACAACAGTGTGGAGTAAGGCAGTTAAATGGCTCAAACGATATGCCTTATGCCGCGGGATGGAGTACAAATCTACCATCAGGCAATCTGTATAATGCCTACCAGGCAGGCGATCAGCGCCGTGATGGCACTTTGTTTGACGTCGCCGCCTATGCTGCCGCCAACCCTTCTTATAACATCACCTACGAAGTAGCACCCTACGAGAATACCGGCTATTATGATAAAAAGTATTTACCGCGTAAAGGCCAGACAAGTGGACAGGTTGAGTTAAATTACCTGAACAACTACCGCACCATACGATATGCTGATGTACTTTTAATGGCTGCCGAAGCCTATAACCAAACCAATAATGACAGCAAGGCGCAATTATACCTGAATCAGGTTCGCCGCAGGGCATTCCAGGTATCCGATGCAAGCTTCGACGTTACTGCTTCCGGACCGGCTTTGTATACCGCCATTTTAAATGAAAGAAGATTAGAGTTGGCGATGGAAGGTGAACGTTTTTTTGACCTGGTAAGAACCGGTCAGGCAGCAACCGTACTGGGTTCTAATTTCAAAGCAGGAAAAAGTGAGTTGTTCCCGATACCGCAAAGTGAGGTTGTTGTTTCTCATTTACAGCAAAATCCAGGTTATTAA
- a CDS encoding SusC/RagA family TonB-linked outer membrane protein translates to MQLKFTFCLVFTLLIFFGSSAYAQNIHINGKVTENGNGKALSGATIKIKGTNAGTTSDQDGNYTLTLPQKGATVVVSFIGFETIEKIVNQSGELNFPLVESASKSLSEVVVIGYGSQKTEKVTGSIATIKNTDIEKTNAVRIEDALQGKVSGVTIIQSGSPGTNPTLLIRGVPSYTGSDPLVVIDGVEQTLTDFNSLNPMDVESVSILKDAAATAIYGVKGGNGVVLVTTKSGKKNQKTQFRLSSSYGQQQVANEVAVLNASQYAAMLNEGSTLSGGAPIFPNLSTVGVGTNWQDQIFKKAPLQNYALSATGGSEKITYFLEAGATDQAGIVGGGSKSDYGRYNFTANLNFDLTSKLKFIFNVTDVVLNSKGVGENSFNSIIGEALNFDPTVPVYNNVANTTGQYGFSTLELQEVHNPLTTLQNTYNKRLGNKLYGKFELQYELIKDLKLTSRFGYTDYNDNAKSFNPLVFYGLNNTDNTMNADQSPVVGDHNSVTSVRNSNFNWNWDTYANYDYTLKNDHHFQAVVGFALAESSGNQIGVSRQDVPFNSWTFADYTAATGVNTATNTNAQTGYYYQYSDNKLSYFARLNYDYKEKYLVTLSDRIDGDQVFGANNKFGNFYAGSLGWIISKEDFFHSDLVDFLKLRGSYGVSGNSNASNVQTTSIITGGPYNNIGNSNGYNFNNVFYSGSSIGSLANPDLAWEKDKQIDIGADIELSHKFSFTLDVYKKDVSGLLFTPSQSAYLGTVPASNANIGTTSTKGIDAMVSYNDRISKNFKLSTSLTFGTFSSLVTSTNSDNSAIVQGGYFFNGQSQPTTIFKKGYAPGTFWGYKTDGLFQTVAQIAASPTQTGAQPGDIKYKDINGDGVINSADQTSLGNAFPKFTIGWNLNLVYKQFDFTAFVYVSEGNKIFKAWDRNANFTNKPSTILGRWTGPGTTNNAEYPLYTFTDPNDNARVSDRYIEDGSFVKIKNLQLGYTLPKSVLKGENTSFRIYAQVKNAYTFTKYTGFDPEISGGLLNSGVDYGYYPQARVFLLGLDFKF, encoded by the coding sequence ATGCAATTAAAATTTACGTTTTGTTTGGTTTTCACTTTATTAATATTTTTTGGAAGCAGTGCTTATGCTCAAAATATTCACATAAACGGTAAAGTAACAGAAAACGGCAACGGAAAAGCTTTATCCGGTGCTACCATTAAAATAAAAGGCACCAACGCCGGGACAACTTCTGATCAGGATGGGAACTACACACTTACCCTCCCACAAAAAGGCGCAACAGTGGTGGTGAGTTTCATTGGTTTTGAAACCATTGAAAAAATTGTTAACCAGAGTGGTGAATTAAATTTCCCGCTGGTGGAAAGCGCCTCAAAATCACTATCCGAAGTCGTTGTGATCGGCTATGGTTCGCAAAAAACTGAAAAAGTGACCGGCTCAATCGCTACAATCAAAAACACGGATATAGAGAAAACAAATGCCGTGCGGATTGAGGATGCCTTACAGGGCAAAGTTTCCGGCGTTACGATCATTCAAAGCGGATCGCCCGGAACTAATCCCACCCTATTAATCCGCGGTGTTCCTTCTTACACAGGCAGCGATCCTTTGGTAGTTATTGATGGCGTAGAACAGACGCTTACTGATTTCAATTCACTTAACCCTATGGACGTTGAGTCGGTATCTATTTTAAAAGATGCGGCCGCAACAGCAATTTACGGTGTAAAAGGCGGTAATGGCGTTGTATTGGTTACGACCAAATCCGGCAAAAAAAATCAGAAAACACAATTCAGGCTGAGCAGCAGCTACGGCCAGCAGCAAGTAGCCAATGAGGTTGCTGTTTTAAATGCCAGCCAGTATGCTGCAATGTTAAACGAGGGGAGTACACTTTCAGGCGGAGCCCCAATTTTCCCTAACCTGAGCACGGTTGGCGTAGGCACTAATTGGCAAGACCAGATCTTTAAAAAGGCCCCATTGCAAAATTATGCGCTATCTGCTACAGGCGGGTCTGAAAAGATCACTTACTTTCTTGAAGCCGGCGCAACAGATCAGGCGGGTATAGTTGGCGGTGGAAGTAAATCAGACTACGGACGTTATAATTTTACGGCCAACCTTAATTTCGACCTAACCTCCAAATTAAAATTCATTTTTAATGTAACCGATGTGGTATTAAACTCAAAAGGTGTTGGCGAAAACTCTTTCAACAGCATTATAGGCGAGGCGTTAAATTTTGACCCTACGGTTCCGGTCTACAATAATGTGGCTAATACAACAGGGCAATATGGTTTTAGTACGCTTGAATTACAGGAAGTTCATAATCCTTTAACCACTTTACAAAACACCTACAATAAAAGATTAGGGAATAAACTTTATGGCAAATTCGAATTACAGTATGAGCTGATCAAGGATTTAAAGCTTACCTCGCGCTTCGGCTATACCGACTATAACGACAATGCGAAATCATTTAATCCGCTTGTTTTTTATGGCTTAAACAATACGGATAATACCATGAACGCAGACCAATCACCAGTGGTTGGCGATCATAATTCCGTTACTTCGGTAAGAAACAGCAATTTTAACTGGAATTGGGATACCTACGCCAATTATGATTATACTTTAAAAAACGACCATCATTTTCAGGCGGTTGTGGGTTTTGCGTTGGCCGAATCATCAGGAAACCAGATCGGTGTAAGCCGCCAGGATGTTCCTTTTAATTCGTGGACATTTGCTGATTATACTGCCGCCACCGGCGTAAATACTGCTACAAATACCAATGCGCAAACCGGCTATTATTACCAGTACTCAGATAATAAATTATCCTACTTCGCCCGTTTGAATTATGATTATAAAGAAAAGTATTTAGTAACGCTGAGCGACAGAATAGACGGCGACCAGGTATTTGGCGCCAACAATAAGTTCGGTAATTTCTATGCAGGTTCTTTGGGGTGGATCATTTCGAAGGAAGATTTCTTCCATTCAGACCTTGTTGATTTCCTGAAGTTAAGGGGTAGCTATGGCGTGTCCGGAAATAGCAATGCATCCAACGTGCAAACTACTTCCATTATAACCGGGGGGCCTTACAATAACATTGGAAACAGTAATGGCTATAACTTTAATAATGTTTTCTATTCAGGTTCATCAATAGGCTCGCTGGCCAACCCTGATCTGGCATGGGAAAAGGACAAGCAGATTGATATTGGCGCCGACATTGAACTCAGCCATAAATTTTCCTTCACCCTGGATGTGTATAAAAAAGACGTGAGCGGTTTGTTATTTACGCCATCACAATCAGCCTATTTAGGTACAGTACCTGCATCCAACGCAAATATTGGAACTACCAGCACCAAAGGAATTGATGCCATGGTTAGTTACAATGACAGGATATCTAAAAATTTCAAACTTAGTACTTCATTAACTTTTGGCACATTTTCCAGTTTAGTAACGTCAACCAACTCAGATAATAGCGCTATTGTGCAGGGCGGTTACTTTTTCAATGGCCAATCGCAACCCACAACAATATTTAAGAAAGGTTATGCGCCCGGCACTTTTTGGGGATACAAAACTGACGGGCTTTTCCAAACAGTTGCACAGATTGCTGCTTCACCAACCCAAACAGGCGCACAACCTGGCGATATTAAGTATAAAGACATCAACGGAGATGGGGTAATCAACAGTGCCGATCAAACCAGCCTTGGCAATGCTTTCCCTAAATTCACCATCGGCTGGAACCTGAACCTTGTTTACAAACAATTTGATTTTACCGCCTTTGTTTACGTATCTGAGGGCAATAAAATATTCAAAGCCTGGGACAGGAACGCAAACTTTACCAATAAGCCAAGCACAATATTAGGCCGTTGGACAGGACCGGGGACTACCAACAACGCAGAGTACCCACTGTATACCTTCACCGATCCAAATGATAACGCCCGTGTTTCGGACAGGTACATTGAAGACGGATCTTTTGTAAAAATTAAGAATTTGCAATTAGGCTATACTCTTCCTAAGTCTGTTTTAAAAGGGGAAAACACCTCTTTCAGGATTTATGCACAGGTAAAAAATGCATACACTTTCACCAAATATACCGGCTTTGACCCTGAAATCTCCGGCGGATTACTAAACAGCGGAGTTGATTACGGGTATTACCCGCAGGCACGCGTTTTCCTTTTAGGTCTTGATTTTAAATTTTAA
- a CDS encoding ligand-binding sensor domain-containing protein, which produces MFLRGILFFLALAAMQWVSGQAHIGQREIINYRKGQYNAGTQNWKIRQDEQGRMYFANNEGLLVFDGINWQLYPLPNKTIVRSLELGTDKKIYVGGQDELGYFSSGKAGALVFTSIKTLLPAADKNFSDIWDIVNFQNSVFYRSHFKIFRYSAGKITVYHSNSSWLFFGNHLGNLIAQDEKSGLLILKNGKWQTFIEQNRLPKDFYITSIIKYSKDTSLVTTSKNGVFLLYGNQLKPWPLTGIKVDNNQVFSSALALDKSNFLIGTYSNGIYLADRSGNIVENISQKEGLQNGNVRSNFVDSNHNLWLGLDNGIDYIAYNNAVKHINPPIFKDGGGYAVNEFGGSLYFSLSNGIYRLPVINSGDRSSSAENISTVTQGQSWHLGVIDNCLLAGNDNGVFQIRNNQPVTIDPSYGFWIFRSLVDKSGTKLVAAGNYYGVELFEYKNGTFISKGNLGNYKESARFLEIDKDNSIWTSHPYRGVYKLTLGTSDNVKLYTKAQGLPSTLNNFVYKIKGTVVVATEKGVFEYNKKADKFEMSKRFTADFGNRNLRYLKEDPSGNIWFVEGKNVGVVDYSTSRHEIIYFPELNNRILSGFENIYTKNDSNVFVGGENGFYHINFAKYKANIQPIKVYIRKVKAISTTDSLLFGGYIDNSSDLKNAKKSTLALSFLWNSLHFEFSSPVFEAQSTVEYSYLLEGYDKGWSEWSKKAEKDYTNLSWGKYVFKVKARNLQNNTSSISSYAFYINPPWYQTIWAYTVYLLIFAGSLYYFYKLQEKRHVRNHEKELLLQRQKNEEEQQQMAYLHQLELEISEKEVIKLKNEKLETEIEYKNSELASAAMNIVQKKEFLIKVKEELQTLIKSGKESIQTFEIKRIARLLTEDKKINEEWEQFSIHFNKVHGDFLNKIKERYPTINQQELKLSAYLIMNLSSKEIAQLMCISVRGVEISRYRLRKKLQIPTETNLFEFLFEIQREGIAQ; this is translated from the coding sequence ATGTTTTTACGGGGTATACTATTTTTTCTGGCGCTTGCGGCAATGCAGTGGGTTTCGGGGCAAGCTCATATTGGCCAGCGCGAAATCATTAATTACCGGAAGGGCCAGTATAACGCCGGTACACAAAACTGGAAAATTCGCCAGGATGAACAGGGGAGGATGTATTTTGCAAATAACGAAGGCCTGCTGGTGTTTGATGGAATTAACTGGCAGTTGTACCCTTTGCCTAACAAGACGATAGTACGGTCTCTTGAGTTGGGTACTGATAAGAAGATTTACGTAGGCGGGCAGGATGAACTGGGGTATTTTTCTTCTGGTAAGGCTGGGGCTTTAGTTTTTACTTCAATAAAAACATTGCTTCCTGCGGCAGACAAAAATTTTTCTGATATCTGGGATATTGTCAATTTCCAAAATTCAGTTTTTTACCGTTCACATTTTAAGATTTTCAGGTACAGTGCTGGTAAAATCACTGTCTATCACTCCAATTCATCATGGTTATTCTTTGGTAATCATCTCGGCAATTTGATTGCCCAGGATGAAAAAAGTGGCTTGTTAATATTGAAGAATGGGAAATGGCAAACATTTATCGAACAAAACCGATTACCAAAAGATTTTTACATTACTTCGATAATTAAATATAGCAAAGATACCAGCCTGGTTACAACATCTAAGAACGGCGTTTTTTTGCTTTACGGCAATCAATTAAAACCCTGGCCGCTCACCGGAATAAAAGTAGATAACAATCAGGTTTTTTCAAGCGCCCTGGCTTTAGACAAAAGTAATTTCCTCATCGGCACCTATTCAAACGGTATTTATTTAGCTGACAGGTCAGGCAACATAGTTGAAAATATCTCCCAGAAAGAAGGTTTACAAAACGGTAATGTGCGCAGTAACTTTGTTGATTCAAACCATAATCTTTGGCTTGGATTGGACAATGGGATAGATTACATCGCTTATAATAATGCGGTTAAGCATATTAATCCGCCAATTTTTAAAGATGGGGGAGGCTATGCGGTGAATGAATTTGGGGGCAGTTTGTATTTTTCTTTATCAAATGGAATTTACCGCCTGCCTGTTATTAATTCGGGTGACCGAAGTTCAAGTGCTGAAAATATAAGTACAGTTACACAGGGACAATCATGGCATCTTGGTGTTATCGATAACTGTTTGCTTGCGGGTAATGATAACGGTGTGTTTCAGATCAGGAACAATCAACCTGTTACTATTGATCCAAGTTATGGATTTTGGATATTTCGGTCGCTTGTGGATAAATCGGGTACTAAACTTGTTGCCGCGGGGAATTACTACGGTGTTGAACTTTTTGAATATAAAAATGGCACTTTTATAAGTAAAGGCAACCTGGGTAACTATAAGGAATCAGCCAGATTTCTGGAAATAGACAAAGACAATAGTATTTGGACATCCCATCCATACAGGGGGGTTTATAAACTCACATTGGGTACCAGTGATAATGTAAAACTGTACACAAAAGCACAGGGGCTTCCGTCCACATTAAATAACTTTGTTTATAAAATTAAAGGTACGGTAGTTGTAGCAACTGAAAAGGGCGTTTTTGAATACAATAAAAAAGCGGATAAATTTGAAATGTCGAAACGGTTTACGGCTGATTTTGGCAACAGGAATTTAAGATATCTAAAAGAAGACCCTTCCGGTAATATTTGGTTTGTAGAGGGAAAAAATGTAGGTGTAGTAGACTATTCCACATCAAGGCATGAGATCATATATTTTCCGGAGCTCAATAATCGTATTCTCAGCGGCTTTGAAAATATTTATACTAAAAATGATTCGAACGTTTTTGTAGGTGGAGAGAATGGCTTTTATCATATCAATTTCGCCAAGTACAAAGCCAATATTCAACCTATAAAAGTTTATATCAGGAAAGTAAAGGCGATATCTACTACAGATAGCCTGCTTTTTGGCGGTTATATTGATAACTCATCCGATTTAAAAAATGCTAAAAAAAGCACTTTGGCATTAAGCTTTCTGTGGAACTCTCTGCATTTCGAGTTTTCTTCGCCGGTATTCGAGGCGCAATCTACGGTTGAATACAGCTATTTGTTGGAAGGTTATGATAAGGGTTGGTCTGAGTGGTCAAAAAAAGCGGAAAAAGATTATACAAACCTCTCGTGGGGAAAGTATGTTTTTAAGGTAAAGGCAAGAAACCTACAAAACAATACATCTTCTATTTCCAGCTACGCCTTTTACATTAATCCGCCATGGTACCAAACCATTTGGGCATACACTGTTTACTTGTTAATATTTGCCGGATCGCTGTATTATTTTTATAAGTTGCAGGAGAAACGACATGTAAGGAACCACGAAAAAGAGCTGCTGTTACAAAGGCAAAAAAATGAAGAGGAGCAGCAACAAATGGCCTATCTTCATCAGCTTGAATTGGAAATATCTGAAAAAGAAGTTATTAAGCTAAAAAATGAAAAATTAGAAACGGAGATTGAGTACAAAAACTCCGAACTGGCTTCTGCAGCAATGAACATCGTTCAGAAAAAAGAATTTTTAATCAAGGTAAAAGAGGAGTTGCAAACGCTTATCAAATCCGGCAAAGAAAGTATACAAACGTTTGAAATAAAAAGAATAGCCCGCTTGCTTACTGAGGATAAAAAAATCAATGAGGAATGGGAGCAGTTTTCCATTCATTTTAATAAGGTGCATGGTGATTTTCTTAATAAAATCAAGGAAAGGTATCCCACAATTAATCAGCAGGAGTTAAAACTATCTGCCTACCTGATCATGAACTTGTCAAGTAAAGAAATAGCGCAATTGATGTGTATTTCAGTGAGGGGCGTAGAGATCAGCAGGTACAGGCTCCGCAAAAAGCTTCAAATTCCAACAGAAACCAATCTTTTTGAATTTCTTTTTGAGATACAAAGGGAAGGGATCGCCCAATAG
- a CDS encoding PfkB family carbohydrate kinase: protein MSLLVIGTVAFDAIETPFGKTDKIVGGAATYASLAASYFYDKVKIVAVVGDDFPQSEIKDFNNHQINTEGLQVKAGEKSFFWSGRYHNDMNSRDTLITELNVLAEFDPIIPASYQDCEFLMLGNLQPQVQQTVINRLTNRPKLIVMDTMNFWMDVALEELLDTIKMVDVLTINDAEARQLSGEHSLVKAAHKILTMGPEYLIIKKGEHGALLFHENKIFAAPALPLADVFDPTGAGDTFAGGFIGYMAKVGTVNFNNMKNAIIFGSALASFCVEKFGTEKIRNLSQQEIAARVQEFVSLSKFEI, encoded by the coding sequence ATGAGCCTTTTAGTTATTGGTACTGTAGCGTTCGACGCCATTGAAACCCCTTTTGGCAAAACAGATAAAATTGTTGGCGGCGCTGCCACTTATGCAAGCCTGGCGGCTTCGTATTTTTATGATAAAGTAAAGATTGTAGCCGTAGTTGGCGACGATTTTCCGCAGAGCGAAATAAAAGATTTTAACAACCACCAGATCAATACCGAAGGCTTGCAGGTAAAAGCCGGAGAAAAATCTTTCTTTTGGTCGGGCCGGTATCATAATGATATGAACAGCCGCGATACTTTGATCACCGAACTCAATGTGCTGGCTGAATTTGATCCTATTATCCCAGCCTCCTACCAGGATTGTGAATTCCTGATGCTGGGTAATTTGCAGCCGCAGGTACAGCAAACGGTGATTAACCGCCTTACCAATCGCCCAAAGCTCATCGTAATGGACACCATGAACTTCTGGATGGACGTTGCCCTTGAGGAACTGCTGGATACCATTAAAATGGTGGATGTGCTTACCATTAACGATGCCGAGGCCCGCCAGCTTTCGGGCGAACATTCGCTGGTAAAAGCAGCCCATAAAATTTTAACCATGGGCCCCGAATATTTGATCATCAAAAAAGGCGAGCATGGCGCTTTGCTCTTCCACGAAAATAAAATATTTGCCGCCCCCGCGTTACCCCTTGCCGACGTATTCGACCCAACCGGCGCCGGTGATACTTTTGCAGGTGGCTTTATCGGTTATATGGCGAAAGTAGGTACCGTTAATTTCAATAACATGAAAAATGCCATCATTTTTGGCTCAGCATTAGCTTCCTTCTGTGTAGAAAAGTTCGGTACCGAAAAGATCCGCAATCTTAGCCAGCAGGAAATAGCCGCCAGGGTGCAGGAGTTTGTGAGCTTATCGAAGTTTGAAATATAG
- a CDS encoding cytochrome b5 domain-containing protein translates to MSELPVYTKSQLALRNGSDKPEIWIAYQGMIYDVSRSRLWMRGRHYEHWAGQDLTDELKDAPHDEWVFQNFDPIGVLKS, encoded by the coding sequence ATGAGTGAATTGCCTGTATATACCAAGTCGCAACTGGCGCTAAGGAACGGAAGCGATAAGCCGGAGATCTGGATCGCCTATCAGGGAATGATCTATGATGTTTCGCGCAGCAGGCTATGGATGCGGGGCCGCCACTACGAGCACTGGGCCGGGCAGGACCTTACCGATGAACTGAAAGACGCCCCGCATGATGAGTGGGTTTTCCAGAATTTTGACCCGATAGGGGTTTTGAAGTCCTGA
- a CDS encoding RNA polymerase sigma factor, translated as MTKIEFNTLVLRQATSLRSYALHFTRDADDANDLVQDTMLKAITYYNKFKEGTNLKGWLYTIMKNTFINNYRRFIKMNTFVTKSDEISSPNLVFSSTKNQGEAKFVMDDLKKALDRLPADYYVPFTMYFEGHKYHEIADDLEIPIGTVKTRIHVARKLLKKSLKAYDTGVAKPVYAEN; from the coding sequence ATGACAAAGATTGAGTTTAACACCCTAGTACTACGTCAGGCAACCTCGCTAAGGTCATATGCCTTACACTTTACCCGCGACGCAGACGATGCTAACGACCTTGTCCAGGACACAATGTTGAAGGCGATAACCTATTACAACAAGTTTAAGGAAGGAACAAATTTGAAGGGGTGGTTATACACTATCATGAAAAATACTTTCATTAACAACTACCGCCGGTTTATAAAAATGAACACTTTTGTTACCAAGAGCGACGAGATCAGCTCGCCGAACCTGGTATTCAGTTCGACCAAAAACCAGGGCGAAGCCAAATTTGTGATGGACGATTTGAAAAAAGCTTTAGACAGGCTGCCCGCTGATTATTACGTACCCTTCACAATGTATTTTGAAGGCCATAAATACCACGAAATTGCTGATGATCTGGAAATCCCGATCGGCACTGTTAAAACCCGTATTCACGTTGCCCGCAAGCTGCTTAAAAAGAGCCTTAAAGCTTACGATACAGGCGTTGCCAAACCTGTTTACGCTGAAAATTAA